The Chromatiales bacterium genomic sequence CCGCACAGGTGGCCGAGAGTGTCGCCACCTACGGGCAGAACCTCGCCCTGCGCCACGCGGTGGTGTTCGGCGGCGTGGGCATCAACCCGCAGATCGACAAACTGCGCAGGGGCGTGGACATTCTGGTGGCGACGCCCGGGCGGCTGCTCGACCTCGCCAGCCAGCGCGCGGTGAACCTGTCCAAGGTGGAGATTCTCGTGCTGGACGAGGCCGACCGCATGCTGGACATGGGCTTCATTCATGACATTCGTCGCGTGCTGGCCCTGCTGCCTGCGCAGCGCCAGAACCTGTTGTTCTCGGCGACGTATTCCGACGACATCAAGCGCCTCGCCGACTCGCTGCTGCACAACCCGGCGCTGATCGAGGTCGCGCGTCGCAATACCGCCGCCGAGACCGTGGCGCAGGTGGTGCACCTTGTGGACCGCAAGCGCAAACGCGAGCTGCTCTCGCATCTGATCCGCGACGGAAACTGGCATCAGGTGCTGGTGTTCACGCGCACCAAGCACGGTGCGAACCGGCTCGCCCAGCAGCTGGAGCAGGACGGCATCCGCACCGCGGCCATCCACGGCAACAAGAGCCAGGGGGCGCGCACCTCCGCGCTGGCAGGCTTCAAGGCCGGCAACATCCAGGCCCTGATTGCGACGGACATCGCCGCCCGTGGCCTCGATATCGATCGTCTGCCCCGGGTGGTGAATTACGAGCTGCCGAATGTCCCCGAGGATTACGTGCACCGCATCGGCCGCACGGGCCGCGCCGGTGAGAACGGCATGGCCCATTCCCTGGTCAGCGGGGATGAGTCCGGTTTCTTGAAGGACATCGAGCGGCTGCTCAAGCGCACGATCGATCTGCGTCTGGTTCCGGGTTTCGCGCCCACCGGCGACGATGGGCCGGACCCTGATGTCCGCCCCGACCACCGGGGGCGCCCTGGCAACGGTGGACGTCAGGCTCGCGCGGGTGCAGGTCAGGGCGGCAACCGGAATCACGCATCGCAGCCGCGCTCAGGCGATGGAGCGGCGAATGCCCCGCCGCGCAGACGCCGCGTCCGCCGGCGCAGAGCACCGGCGACCGCGCACTGAGGGATCCGCTGTCCAACGGCCGCGGACGCTCGGGCTTCGCGAGCTTTCAGGTCCGGTTCGGAAGGGTCACTTGGTTCGGCCGGGGCGGATACGTCGGCCGCGATAGGCACAGGCGGCGATGAGCGACAGTCCGGCCGCGATCAGCGCCAGCCCCGGTATGGAGTAGGCGGGAACCGCTTCGGGGACCCCGCCGAATACGGCCAGCCCGAATCGTGCGTCCCCGAACAAGGGAAAGATGTGGGCCGCTGCGCCGGCGCTTGCGAGGGCGAGGCCGGCGACGACCAGCCAGCGTGAGTGGGGCGATCTGCTCATTGGCGCTCCAATTTGGTTCGTTTTTGCGACCTGTGCGAGACTCTACCCCGAAACGTACAAACAGGGGGAGTCCGGTCGATGAAGCTTCGAGTTCTCGCGGTCGCGGTCAGTAGCGCGATCTCCACGATGGTCTGCGCACAGACCTCAGTCCCCCACACCTTTGCAAACGGCGAAATCATCGACGCGGCCAAGTTCAATGAGAACTTCGACGCGCTCGAAACCGCCATCGACAGCATTTCCCCTGGTCCGCAGGGCCCGGCAGGACCTCAGGGCCCGCAAGGTCCCGCAGGCCCGACTGGAGCGGACGGTGCAGCGGGTCCAGCAGGCCCCGCCGGTCCGGCAGGCCCCCCCGGAGCGCCTGGAGCGCCAGGTCCGCCCGGCGCCGCAGGCGCGCCTGGTGCCCCTGGAGCGCCTGGTGCTCCGGGAGCCCCGGGAGCCGATGGTGCTCAGGGCATCCCCGGCCCCCCCGGCGCGGACGGCGCACCCGGCCCTGCCGGTCCGCCCGGCGCGGACGGCGCAGACGCCATGGACCTCTGTCCGGTCACGGTCACCACGACGGTCAGCCTGAACTGCCTGGATCTGTCCGGAACCAGTATGGACGGCGACGGCGAATGTCAGCTGACGGTCACGAGCCTGGATGTGCCGGGGATCGGCGCCGGCATCCTGATGACCGTTCCGCCGACCTCCATCACCGATGGAGGCGAGCCAACCTTCGTCTGGGATTCAACGCTGCAGGCGCCGCAGACCAACAAGTCGTTCATCATCAATGGCCACTACGGGTTTGAAACGTTCACCGCGGTGGGTTTCTACCATACGGTCTGCGGAACGGTGTATTCGACAGCGTCGAGCGGCAAGACCAGCAATATCTGCGTCGCGGAAGGGACCCTGATCCGGCTCGCCTCGGGTGATCTGGTTCCGGTCGAACGGATTGGCTATGACGATGATCTGCTGGTGTGGGATTTCGACAAGGGCGAGTTCGCTTCGGCGAAACCCGCGTGGATCAAAGTCACTGAACTCACCGACCGATACAATCTGCTGCGGTTCTCGAACGGTTCGGAACTGCGCACGATCCTTCAGCACCGCATCTTCAACCAGCAGGCCGGGCGCTTCACGCCATGCATGGATGACGAAACCCCGCTGGGGACCCGCACGCTGACCAGCACGGGTGAGATGGCCACGCTGGTTTCCAAGACGGTCGTTCACGAACCGGTGCGCTATTACAACCTGATCACCGAAGGTCACTTCAACGCGTTTGCCGGCGACGTGCTGACGAGCTGCCGGCTGAACAACCTGCGGCCGATCGAGAACCTGAAGTTCACCGGTGAGGCACGGCAATACCACGATGCCGGGGCGCTCAAGGGGCTCGATCCGTATCTGGTTCGCACGCTGCGCCTTGCTGAGCAACCGTTGCCGGCAGAGGAAATCCAGTGGTACGTGCGCCGGCTGCAACGCTTCGCGCTGCCGCGGCAGGCGACCAGTCGCCGGGCATATGGCTAGCCCGGAACGGCATCCGGTATAGGGAAACTCTGAACGATTCAGAGTTTCCCGCGGCACAGGGAGGTGCCGCCATTTTCAACGGATGTAAGACGTTGAAAATGAGAGAAAACGGGAAATGACACTTTTTCGGGCTCAACGCTCTGGCAATCCGGGACGGACTGGTCAGAGCTTCCATAGTGTTTTACGGGGGTCCGTCGGTGACAAACGTTGTCGGCGCCGAGCATGAGTTCCACAGCGAGGAATACGCCATCGGGTGGTCGGAGCGATTCGTGCCGACCCCTGAGCGCCGCCGCCTGTTTGCGCTGATCAGCGCCGAGCTTGCCGAGCGAATCCCGCCCGATGCGTGCGTCGTCGAGCTGGGACTTGGCCCGGGCTATCTGGCGAGCCACCTGCTGGAGCGCATGCCGGGCATCCGTTATTGCGGGATCGATTTCTCGACGCCGATGTTGCGGATTGCACGGGAAAGACTTCAGCAATTTCCGTCACGCGTGAGCTACCTGCAAGCCGATCTTGTCGAGGAGGCCTGGGAAGAAGCCACACCCCGGCCGGTTCACGCGGTCGTCTCCACCTGGGCATTGCACGATCTCGGTAGCGAGGAAAACATCCGCGTCGTCTACGAACGGGCGTACCGTGCGCTGGAATCCAGCGGCCTGCTGATCAACGGCGACTTCATCAAACCCGACGCTGCACGACAGGATTTCGAAGCGGGGCGTCTGTATGTGTCCAGCCATCTGAAACTGCTGGACCATGCGGGTTTTTTGCAGCCTCGGTGTCTGTCGATGTTCGAGGAGGAAATCGAGCATCCGACCTCGGCGCAGAACTACGCCTGCATCCGGGCACAGCGGCGGTGAGCGCAACGCAACGACGGAGAGACTGCAGCGTGCGGTGACCGCCGCAGCCGTGACGAACGACCGCGTTGAAGCCGACACTGTGGATCTGTTCGTGGTTACGTATCTTGCATGCCCGGGCTGATGGCTTCGGCAATTGATTGCAGCACCCGGATTTCGGCGAGCATCCCGCTCGGCCAGGAACGCCAGGGTGCGGACGGCGCGGGGCCTGCCGCTCCGAATACCCTGCAACCGTAGGTCCAATCAGGGACAATACCGGCGCGGAGATCGAGCCCGTGTTCTCGCCCACATCCATGACTTTGCGTTCCCTCTGCTGCAAACACGTACTGCGAGTTGTGCTCGTGGCGGTCATGGCGTCTTCCGTCGCGGCCTGCGGACGTCCGGCCGAGCCGACGATGTCGCTGTACCGCGCGGTCGAGATGGGCAATCTCGATCAGGTCCTCCGTCATGTCGCCTGGGGCAGCGACTTCAACGAGCGCGACGTGCGCGGTCAGACGGTGCTGCACCGGGCGGCGGCCGCGGGCCGCTCGACGATCGTCGAGAAGCTGCTGGCCGGCGGGGCCGATCCGAACCTGGGCGATTCGCTCGGCGACACGCCGCTGGTGCTGGCCGCACGGGCCGGACACCTCGCCGCGGCGCGCGCGCTGTTCGACGGTGGCGCGAAGGACGATCCAACCGCGCTGCTGTTCGTGGTCGCGGCACAGGGCCTGCCGGATCGACGCCTGCTCGACCTCGTGCTGCAACGCGGCGCGAAGATCAATGCGAAGAACGACCGCGGCGAGACCCCGCTGCACGTTGCCGTGGTCAATGGTGACCGACTCGTCGTGCGGGCGCTGGTGGCCGAACGCGCGGACCTGAATGCCACCGATGCCGACGGCCGCAGGCCTGCCGATATTGCACTGCAAAACGGCGACAATTACCTGTACAGTCTCCTGCAACGTCAGGGCGGCAGCTGACGAAATCCGGCGCATGGCCGGATCCAATTCATGACCTCGACCCAAACAGACTCCCAACCCGAGCGCATCGATATCGCGCCGGTGCTGCTCTCGGGCGGCTCCGGCACGCGGTTGTGGCCGCTGTCGCGCGCGCTGTTTCCGAAGCAGTTTCTCGCCGTGGACGGTGCGCCGCACACGCTGTTGCAGCGCACGCTGGAACGACTGGACGGGCTCGACCCGGCCTTTGGCCTGCGCGATGCGCTGGTGATCTGCAACGAGCAGCACCGGTTTCTCGTCGCCGAGCAGCTGCGCAGCATCGGCCGGCGCAGCGCCGGGATCTGGCTGGAGCCCGTAGGCCGCAACACCGCACCGGCCGCGACGATCGCCGCATTGGTCGCCGAGACCGGCGATCCGGTGCTGCTGATCATGCCGGCCGACCACGTCGTCGCCGATGGCCGGGCCTTTCGCGCCGCGGTCGAGACCGGCGCACGGCTCGCCGCCGCCGGTCGGCTGGTGACCTTCGGCATCGTCCCGGACGCGCCGGAAACCGGCTTCGGCTATATCCGCGTCGGCCACTCGCTGGAGGGCGCCGATGCGTTCGGTCTCGCCGCGTTTGTCGAGAAACCGCACGCCGCGCATGCGCAGGCCTACGTCGCCAGCGGCGAATATCTCTGGAACAGCGGCATCTTCATGATGCGCGCAAGCCGCTGGCTCGAGGAGATCGCGCGGTTCCGCCCGGAGATCGACGCCGCCTGCCGTGCCGCGCACGCCGCAGCCGTGATCGATGGCGATTTCGCCCGCGTTGACCGCACGGCATTTGCGGCCTGTCCGTCGGATTCGATCGATTACGCCGTCATGGAACACATCGCCGGCGGTGACGCCGCCGTGGTGGTGCCACTGGATGCCGGCTGGTCGGACATCGGCTCGTGGTCACAGCTCTGGCGCATCGGTGAACACGATGCCGCCGGCAATGTGAAACGCGGCGATGTATTGGTCGAGGACGCGCAGAACAACCTGGTGATCGCCGGACACCGGCTGGTCACGGCCGTCGGCGTGGAAGACCTCGTCATCGTCGAGACGCCCGACGCCGTGATGGTCACGCATCGCGATCGCGCGCAGGACGTGAAGAAACTCGTCACACGGCTCGACGCGAACGGACGCGAGGAGGCGAAACTGCCGCGTTGCGTGCATCGGCCGTGGGGCAGTTTCGAATCACTCGATCACGGCTCGCGCTTCCAGGTGAAGCGCCTGAGCGTGAAACCGGGCGCCGCACTCTCGCTGCAGAAGCACAGACATCGAGCCGAACACTGGGTGGTCGTGCGCGGTACCGCGACGGTGACCTGCGACGAACGCGTGTTCGATCTCCACGAGAACGAGTCGACCTACCTGCCGGTCGGCGCGGTGCACCGGCTCGAAAATCGCACCGGTCAACCGCTCGACATCATCGAGGTGCAGTCGGGCGACTACCTTGGTGAAGATGACATCGAGCGCATCGAAGACCGCTACAAGCGCAATAGCGACGACTGAACTCCAATCGCCACGTCTCACCGTGGCGAGTGCAACCAGCCTCCGAGAGACACCCCATGGGATTCAAATGCGGAATCGTCGGCCTGCCGAACGTCGGCAAGTCGACGCTGTTCAATGCGATGACGCGCGCGGGCATCGCCGCGGAAAACTACCCGTTCTGCACGATCGAGCCGAACATCGGCGTCGTGCCGGTCAACGATCCGCGTCTCGACCGGCTTGCTGCAATCGTCAAGCCCACGCAGGTGCTGCCCTCGACCATGCAGTTCGTGGACATCGCCGGGCTGGTTGCCGGCGCGTCGAAGGGTGAGGGGCTGGGCAACCAGTTTCTCGCGAACATCCGCGAGACCGATGCCATCGTGCATGTCGTGCGCTGTTTCGAAAACGACGATGTGATCCACGTCGCCGGGCGAATCGATCCGCTCGCGGATATCGAGGTCATCGACACCGAACTCGCGCTGGCCGATCTGGACAGTGTCGAAAAGGCGCTCTACAAGGCCGTGCGTCAGGCCAAGGCGCAGGACAAGCTCGCGATCGCCCGCAAGGCGCTGCTCGAGCGTCTGCGCGATCATCTGAACACCGGTGCGCCGGTGCGTGCGCTGGCCGTTGACGACAACGAACGCGCGCTGCTCTACGAGTTCCACCTGCTGACCGCGAAGCCCGTGCTGTATGCCGCGAACGTGGCCGAGGACGGCTTCGATCACAACCCGTTCGTCGAGCGCGTGCGTGCGCATGCCGCGGGCGAGGGCGCTGCGGTCGTCGTGATCAGCGCGGCGATCGAGGCTGAACTCGTGGAACTGGATGCCGCCGAACGCGCGGAGTTCCTGCAGTCCATGGGCCAGGAGGAGCCCGGGCTGGACCGGCTCGCACGCGCCGGACAGACACTGCTTGGGCTTCAGACCTATTTCACGGCCGGGCCGAAGGAGGTCCGTGCCTGGACCATTCCCATCGGTGCGACCGCGCCGCAGGCGGCCGGCGTGATCCACACGGACTTCGAACGTGGCTTCATTCGGGCCGAGGTGATCGGTTACGAGGACTTCATTGCCTGCAACGGGGAGACCGGTGCCAAGGAGGCCGGCAAGTGGCGGCTCGAGGGCCGCGACTATGTCGTCGCCGACGGCGATGTCATGCACTTCCGGTTCAACAACTAGTGGCCTGTCCCACAATTATCTAGGGAAGCTCTGATCAATCCGTCCCGGATTGCCAGAGCTTTGAGCCCGAAAAAGTGTCATTTTTCGTTTTCTTTCATTTTCAACGTCTTACATCGGTTGAAAATGGCGGCACTTCCCTGTGCCGCGGGAAACTCTGAATTGTTCGGAGTTTCTCCAGGGAAGCTCTGAGCCGGCCCGGAAGGGGCGGTCAGGGCCTTCCTCGACTCCGGAATCGGCGCGGGTATTGATTCAGGTCTGCTTTCCGGCACATTTCCGGGGCTATATTCTGGAGAAGGCGCCGATCCGCGATTTCCGTTGCGGCCCGGAGCGCGCGGTCCATGGCTGATCCACGAGGAGTGTCGGGAACATGATCACCTTCGACGAGTTGAATACCCACAACCACAAGATCACAGAGCTCAGCACCGTGCTGAGCTACCTGCTCGCCGAGCGCGGCATGTGCGATACCTCGGTCACGAGCCGGCTGTTTTTCGAGTATGTCGATCTGGTTCATGAACACCTTGAACTCGAGGACCGCACCCTGTACGCGAAACTGCTCGTGCATGGCGACAAGAAGGTCTCGAACACCGCGCGACTGTTCATGTCCGGCGAGGTCGAGATCAAGCGCATCTTCGGCGCGTATCTGAAGAAGTGGTGCGTGCGCAAGAAACACGCCCTGAACATCCACGACTACGACGCGTTTCGCCGCGAGACCGAGGAGATGTTCGAGATGGTCCTGAGCCGCATCCAGGACGAGACCGAGAAGCTCTATCCCCTGGTGCGCCGGGTCGAGGCCGAAGCGGCCTGAGACGCCTGCCCGCCAGTTGGCGGGTCAGCAGAACGTCCCGCGGTACAGCAGTAAGGCGTCAGCACTTTGATTAGGGAAGCTCTGATTAATCCATCCTGGATTAACAGAGCGACGAAAACGAAAAAGCGCGGTTTTTCGTTTTCTTACCATTTTCAATGGCTGGCGCACATTGAAAATGGTGGCACGTCCCTGTGCCACGGGAAACTCTGAATTGATCAGAGTTTCCTTCGCTTGCCGCAGGTGTTACGACCCCGTTTCTGCTGCGAAGTGGGGGGGGGGTAAATGCCACGAAAACCAAGGTTCCATCTGCCCGGCGTGCCGGTCCATGTCGTCGGGCGTGGCCACAGTCGCGAGCCGGTGTTCTTCGAGGATTCCGACTACGCGGCCTTCCTTGGCTGGCTGGGTGAGGCGACCGTGCGCTATGGCTGTTTGGCTCAGGCATTGATGTTCTGCCCGCAACCGCCGATAGGTTTCAGCGCTGCACCAGCACCACCCGACGATTGCTTGCGCGACCGCCTTCGGACGCATTAGTCGCCACCGGTGCAAGCGGACCGACGCCCCTGCCTTCCAGCCGCGCGCCATCAATCCGGTATTCTGCCATCAGCGCCTTGACGACTGACTTGGCGCGACCTTCCGACAAACTCATGTTGTGTGCAAGACTGCCCTGCATATCGGTATGCCCGACCACATAGAGTTTCAGGTCGGCACGCTCGTTCAGGAGCTTTGCGACTTCGTCGAGCGCGGGCTTTGATTCCGGCTTGAGATCGGTCTTGTCCGTGTCAAAAAATATACCTTCCACCACCACATAACCCTGCTTGTCGAGGTCTTCAGTTAGCGCCGCCATATTCAGCGTGGCCATGCCGGTGTCCATCTTTTTCATTTCGACGACATGCACGTCGGTGTTGTTGTCGCCCACGGCGAGAACCAGGTACGCGATTTGATCGCCCTGATCCAGCTTTGCGAATACGTAGCGGCCGGATTGGTTGCCAATCGAGGCAATGGCGAATTGCTGCCGCAGATGTGCCCCGACGTAGCCATCGACGCATTCCTTGTCGGCCTGATTGCACTGATAGAGAATCTCGACACCCTCCTTCTTCAGGGCTACCTCATAATTACGGTAGATTTCCAGCACCGAACGTTCCTTCGGATTCTTGTACAGTAGCTTGGTTACCTTTCCTTCCAATTTCTCGGTATTGTACTGTTTTGCTTCTTTGTCCCAGCCCTTGAAGACACGGTACTCATCATACTGTTTTACGTCTTTGCTATAGACAGTTGAACCGGCATAGGGCGCAACCAGGGGGTGGTCGGATTTGTCGGGTTTGGCAGCCAGAACCGGCTGCGACGCCAAGCACACCAGAATCGACAAAAACTGAAACAACGTCCCGCGCATACAGTCCTCCGCAACCAGAATTGAACCATCAACAGCGACTTTCTCAGCACATGATATACCTGCAAAAAAAATGTCATCCAGAAAAACCGCCTCAAAGAACAGCTTCCCGTAATATAGATCGCGATTGAATTGAGCCGTTAGGGAAACTCTGGTCAATCCATCCCGGATTGCCAGAGCTTTGAGCCCGAAAAAGTGCGATTTTTCGTTTTCTCTCATTTTCAACGTCTTACATCCGTTGAAAATGGCGGCACATCCATGTGCCGCGGGAAACTCTGACAATTCAGAGTTTCCTTCGAGGGAAGACGCTGCCACGCAAGCCACGCTCTGAGTTTCCCGGTGTCCCCCGGCACCTTGTGCTGCGGGGTAACCTGCTGCCCGGCACGGGTTTCATCACCTGGGGCGCTCCAATCGTTGGGGGTTCCGTTGCAATAGAATAGCCCGATGGAATCCCTGCTGCTGCGGTTTGCCCGGCATCCCTGGTGGACGCTGTTCGCGCTGTTCGCCCTGTGCGTGCTGGCCGCGACCAGGCTCGGCGACGTCCGGGTATACATCGGCGCGGACGAGTTGCTGGTCCGTGGCGACCCGCAGCGCAGCTACTACGAGGAGATTTCCAGACGGTTTGGCGAGGAGCGCGTAGCACTTCTGTACCTCGCTGACGACGCGGCGCTCGACCCAGAACGCCTCAAGGTTCTGCAAAGGGCCATCAGCGCGATTGAGGCGCTGCCCTTCGTCGAGCGGGTCGACAGCCTGTTTTCGATTCCCGAGGTGCGCACCGTCGACGGCTTCATCACCAAGGAGCCGTATCTCAAGGAACTGCCGAAAACGCAGGCCGCCGCGGATGAGATTCACACCAAGGCGCTGAACAACGCGTTTCTGCGCGACGTGCTGCTGTCGGTGGACAGACGGGTGATCGCCGCTGCGATCGTGCTGCGCGACGACGGCAGCGCGGACGAGGACATCGCGCTCACGCTCGACGAGCGTATAGCACCCTTGCGCGAGATCTATGCGCAGGCGTTCGTCATCGGCTATCCCGAGGTGCGTCTGGAGATCGCCGAACGCATCCGTGCGGAGCAGGGTCGTCTGCTGCCCTGGGCCGTCGGTGCCCTGTTGCTGACGCTGTTCATCTCGCTCCGTCAGGTCGTCGACGTGCTCGTGCCACTGATGACCTCGGCGGTGAGCATTCTGTGGACCCTCGGACTCATGGGCGCGGCGGGGATCCCGCTGAACATCGTCACCTCCATGGTGCCGATCCTGCTGATCATCATCGGCTCGACCGAAGACGTGCATCTGCTCGCTGAGTTTCGCTTCGCGCAGCGACGTGGCCGCAATGTCGACGCGGCGATCGGCGACATGTCGAGACGCATGGGCCGCACTGTTTTGCTGACTTTCGTCACGACCTTCATGGGCTTTCTGTCCGTGGCGTTCGGCGGCGTGGAGCTGTTGCAGCAGTTCGGGCTGGTGGCCGCGGCCGGACTGCTGTTCAACTTCATTGCGACGATCATGCTGATACCCGCGATCCTGAAGCTGATCGGCCGCTGGCGCCTTGATGGCCGTTCACCGTTTCTGGCCCGGCACGAGTTCGGCATCGCGCGGACGTATTGCCGGCATCTGCGCATGGGGCGCCATGTCGTCGTCGCGCTGATGATCGGTCTCACGGTGGCCGCGGCCATCGGTGTGCCGCGAATCTCCATCAACGGCAATCCGGTCGAGACCCTGCCGCCGGATTCACAGTCGCGCGAACAGTTTCGCCTGGTCAGCGAAAACCTCGCCGGCATGGAGACGGTTTCCATTGTCGTCGATGCGCGAATCCAGGATACTTTTCTGAAGGCGCGTTATGTCGACGAACTGAAGAAACTTCAGACGTTTGTCGAAGGCACAGGCCGCAGCCGCTCCACGACCTCGTTCGCGGACTATCTTGCGCTGCTGAACGCGGCGTTTCAGGAATTCGAAACGCCCCGCATTCCGCAGACCGACGCGGAGGTCAATGAGCTGATGCTGTTCCTCGACTACTCGCATGTGCGGGGCTATGTGTCGGAGGACTACAGCAGCGCGCGGGTGTTGATCAGACACCGTCTTACCGACGAGCGCGAATTGCGGGCGTTCCTGCGCGATATCGCGGCCTATCTGGGGACGGAACTCGACCGCGGCCTCGACTGGCATATCACCGGCCCGTCCGTGCTGTCGCTGTCGTCCACGCATGCGATGATTCGCGGGCAGTTGCAGTCCGTCGGTGTGCTGCTGGCAGCCATCGTGTTCATGATGGCGCTGATGTTCGCCGACATCCGCGTGGGCCTGATCGCGGCGCTGCCGAACCTGTTTCCCGTCATCGTGCTGTTTGGCGCGATGGGCTGGTTCGACATTCCGCTGAATATCGGCACGACGATGGCCGCGGCGATCACGATC encodes the following:
- a CDS encoding ankyrin repeat domain-containing protein, whose translation is MASSVAACGRPAEPTMSLYRAVEMGNLDQVLRHVAWGSDFNERDVRGQTVLHRAAAAGRSTIVEKLLAGGADPNLGDSLGDTPLVLAARAGHLAAARALFDGGAKDDPTALLFVVAAQGLPDRRLLDLVLQRGAKINAKNDRGETPLHVAVVNGDRLVVRALVAERADLNATDADGRRPADIALQNGDNYLYSLLQRQGGS
- a CDS encoding class I SAM-dependent methyltransferase, whose amino-acid sequence is MTNVVGAEHEFHSEEYAIGWSERFVPTPERRRLFALISAELAERIPPDACVVELGLGPGYLASHLLERMPGIRYCGIDFSTPMLRIARERLQQFPSRVSYLQADLVEEAWEEATPRPVHAVVSTWALHDLGSEENIRVVYERAYRALESSGLLINGDFIKPDAARQDFEAGRLYVSSHLKLLDHAGFLQPRCLSMFEEEIEHPTSAQNYACIRAQRR
- a CDS encoding OmpA family protein, translated to MSEFPAAHGCAAIFNGCKTLKMRENEKSHFFGLKALAIRDGLTRVSLTAQFNRDLYYGKLFFEAVFLDDIFFAGISCAEKVAVDGSILVAEDCMRGTLFQFLSILVCLASQPVLAAKPDKSDHPLVAPYAGSTVYSKDVKQYDEYRVFKGWDKEAKQYNTEKLEGKVTKLLYKNPKERSVLEIYRNYEVALKKEGVEILYQCNQADKECVDGYVGAHLRQQFAIASIGNQSGRYVFAKLDQGDQIAYLVLAVGDNNTDVHVVEMKKMDTGMATLNMAALTEDLDKQGYVVVEGIFFDTDKTDLKPESKPALDEVAKLLNERADLKLYVVGHTDMQGSLAHNMSLSEGRAKSVVKALMAEYRIDGARLEGRGVGPLAPVATNASEGGRASNRRVVLVQR
- the ychF gene encoding redox-regulated ATPase YchF, with the translated sequence MGFKCGIVGLPNVGKSTLFNAMTRAGIAAENYPFCTIEPNIGVVPVNDPRLDRLAAIVKPTQVLPSTMQFVDIAGLVAGASKGEGLGNQFLANIRETDAIVHVVRCFENDDVIHVAGRIDPLADIEVIDTELALADLDSVEKALYKAVRQAKAQDKLAIARKALLERLRDHLNTGAPVRALAVDDNERALLYEFHLLTAKPVLYAANVAEDGFDHNPFVERVRAHAAGEGAAVVVISAAIEAELVELDAAERAEFLQSMGQEEPGLDRLARAGQTLLGLQTYFTAGPKEVRAWTIPIGATAPQAAGVIHTDFERGFIRAEVIGYEDFIACNGETGAKEAGKWRLEGRDYVVADGDVMHFRFNN
- a CDS encoding DEAD/DEAH box helicase, whose product is MSFDSLGLKAELLRAIAAQGYTIPTPIQAQAIPVVLAGRDVLAGAQTGTGKTAAFTLPLLQRLDDGRGPLRFPRALILTPTRELAAQVAESVATYGQNLALRHAVVFGGVGINPQIDKLRRGVDILVATPGRLLDLASQRAVNLSKVEILVLDEADRMLDMGFIHDIRRVLALLPAQRQNLLFSATYSDDIKRLADSLLHNPALIEVARRNTAAETVAQVVHLVDRKRKRELLSHLIRDGNWHQVLVFTRTKHGANRLAQQLEQDGIRTAAIHGNKSQGARTSALAGFKAGNIQALIATDIAARGLDIDRLPRVVNYELPNVPEDYVHRIGRTGRAGENGMAHSLVSGDESGFLKDIERLLKRTIDLRLVPGFAPTGDDGPDPDVRPDHRGRPGNGGRQARAGAGQGGNRNHASQPRSGDGAANAPPRRRRVRRRRAPATAH
- a CDS encoding MMPL family transporter yields the protein MESLLLRFARHPWWTLFALFALCVLAATRLGDVRVYIGADELLVRGDPQRSYYEEISRRFGEERVALLYLADDAALDPERLKVLQRAISAIEALPFVERVDSLFSIPEVRTVDGFITKEPYLKELPKTQAAADEIHTKALNNAFLRDVLLSVDRRVIAAAIVLRDDGSADEDIALTLDERIAPLREIYAQAFVIGYPEVRLEIAERIRAEQGRLLPWAVGALLLTLFISLRQVVDVLVPLMTSAVSILWTLGLMGAAGIPLNIVTSMVPILLIIIGSTEDVHLLAEFRFAQRRGRNVDAAIGDMSRRMGRTVLLTFVTTFMGFLSVAFGGVELLQQFGLVAAAGLLFNFIATIMLIPAILKLIGRWRLDGRSPFLARHEFGIARTYCRHLRMGRHVVVALMIGLTVAAAIGVPRISINGNPVETLPPDSQSREQFRLVSENLAGMETVSIVVDARIQDTFLKARYVDELKKLQTFVEGTGRSRSTTSFADYLALLNAAFQEFETPRIPQTDAEVNELMLFLDYSHVRGYVSEDYSSARVLIRHRLTDERELRAFLRDIAAYLGTELDRGLDWHITGPSVLSLSSTHAMIRGQLQSVGVLLAAIVFMMALMFADIRVGLIAALPNLFPVIVLFGAMGWFDIPLNIGTTMAAAITIGIAVDGTMHLMLRYNERLKTQGDFARAIHTTIQSEALPMIATSAALVAGFLVFTQSEFLPVRQFGILSALAISVALVANFVVLPLAIASLRVVTLWDLLSVPEIKEVIRSSVAFKGLSDWQIRRFIASGAIRRQRAGDMVYAVGDSSDAMYLVLEGAFESRLPVGEGEQVVARFGPGDLLGEIALLANEPRHARAVAVADSRLLALTRDSIENNRRWHPYFTSQLFVNLAETASRRLLRLIDREYTGPAKAQENPDEN
- a CDS encoding mannose-1-phosphate guanylyltransferase/mannose-6-phosphate isomerase; this encodes MTSTQTDSQPERIDIAPVLLSGGSGTRLWPLSRALFPKQFLAVDGAPHTLLQRTLERLDGLDPAFGLRDALVICNEQHRFLVAEQLRSIGRRSAGIWLEPVGRNTAPAATIAALVAETGDPVLLIMPADHVVADGRAFRAAVETGARLAAAGRLVTFGIVPDAPETGFGYIRVGHSLEGADAFGLAAFVEKPHAAHAQAYVASGEYLWNSGIFMMRASRWLEEIARFRPEIDAACRAAHAAAVIDGDFARVDRTAFAACPSDSIDYAVMEHIAGGDAAVVVPLDAGWSDIGSWSQLWRIGEHDAAGNVKRGDVLVEDAQNNLVIAGHRLVTAVGVEDLVIVETPDAVMVTHRDRAQDVKKLVTRLDANGREEAKLPRCVHRPWGSFESLDHGSRFQVKRLSVKPGAALSLQKHRHRAEHWVVVRGTATVTCDERVFDLHENESTYLPVGAVHRLENRTGQPLDIIEVQSGDYLGEDDIERIEDRYKRNSDD